TGAGCCTTATtgaaatgaagaaataGTATACATATATTATACAACTAAAAAGcattattttgaagaagtcGTCTCTCTGACCACCAAACGTTCTACCTTTATTCAAAGTGACTTGCGTAATGACCGCTAACAAGGTTTCTGAAAACAGGAACTTCTTCACCTTGGCTATCATAAATCGAGCAATACTTGATAGCACTCGGATTACCAATAGCAAACTTTAATTGCACACCCAGTTCATGTTCGGACCCTTGTCCATTAGTCATAAACCTAgcaatcaatttctcttcCCCATGAGGTTTCAAAACCACTGGATGAGTATATCTCCATGTAATTCtgttcttttctttattgaaagCACCTTGTGgttttgatgatgctgaCGTTGCTACAACATCGGTATTCAAAGCTGCagaaacaatcaaattttcaacttcgAGAGTCTCATTCACATTTAACCTAATACTAATCATTaaacttgattgatgaGGttcaaatttccaaatttgttgaacaagcAATGGCACTTGATTATCATTTGCCAAATACTTCAATCCACCCAATGTTTTAGAACCGATTGATATTGGATCAAGTTTGTAATCATAATCacccaattcttcaataaatgtCTTGTTGACAATCAATCGATCATAATCATGCGGAATATGAACAATGATTGATTCTTCATTCGGATGTCCATTATAATTAAAAGCAACTTCACCAATGACTTGcgatgatttcaattgtcCATCTTTGAAAGTGGCGTTGAcaatttcagcaattgATGAGTTTAATCCAATAGTAGCATcagataaattgaaatgtttgaaatcattgtttAATAATGAACCAGTATCTTGTCTCTTTAATGCAGCAAATGGATTGTTCAAGTGAGAGTTCCTTGATGATGGTCTTGGTggttgaacaaaagaatcTCTTATAGAGCTGTTTGTAGTTGCTGCTGGTAGATTATGAAACATATGAGAATCTCTCACTGAACCTGCATCATGATGCACAACTTTTCTCGATGGAGGAGGCTTTGGTGGAGCTGCACCACCAAATCCAGTTAATGACGAAGTAGTGTTGGATGAAGGATAGCTATGTGGAGCAAATGCATCTCTATTTGGTGAAGTTGTTGCTACGCCAGATTCACCAGCTAATTTCGAAGACTCATCGTCTCTTGATGAGATTGCGTCAAAATCTTTATTATCAATCCCTCTGCGTCCTTCGGCTGAAGCAATACTGTCAGAAATTCTGTCACCTTCATTGAACCCATTCTGCTCACTTCTTGGGGTTGCAGAGATTGGCTTGTTGTCATCACCGGCTTCAAATGAATATTTTCCATCACTGTTTTGTCTTGCTCTCTCATTAGGGTCAAGTAATCCACTACCGACATTAGATGATTGCAGTTGAGGAGCAGCAAAACCACTTGCTCTTACATCAGCTTGGTTTCCAGTATCCAAATGGTGTCTTTCAAGTAACGAAGATCTTCTTCCTGCGGTCACATTGTCTTCGctatcatcatcatcatcatcgtcacTGCCATATTTAACAACATTTGGAGATTCCGTTGGTTGAGGCAACGGCTTTGTCCATGCTCTGTCGTGTGTTGGAGTAGCTGGTAATGCAGCGTCTTTGTAACTATCTTGCTGTTGCAGTGAGGCAAATGAACTATGCCTTGGAGCTGCAAAAGGTTGCGAAGACACATTCGAGCGTTGCTGTTGTGGAGGAGGGAATTGTTGAGAGGTCGCACCAGATCCAAATtcctgttgttgttgaagctgTTGGAATTGCTGAGGTTGTTGAGGTTGCTGAAGTTGCTGAAGTTGCTGAGGttgttgaggttgttgaGGTTGTTTATGGATTTCTTGTGGCTGCTGTGGCTTCAATGGGGGGAAAGGTGTTTGCGGTTGctcttgttgatgttgtaaTTGACCTGCTTGAGATGGACGACGTTGATCTGCAGCAGGAGAATCGTATCTTTGTTCCCTACTAAGGAAAGATCTCGAAGTGTTGTTCCTAGACAATGGTGCTGACCTGGAGGTTGATGCATCAGTGGAAATAGATGCATCTTCTGCAATAGTAGATTCaagttgtggttgatgttgatccttctttttctttctacCAAATATAGATCCAACccttgatttcaatttggatgatTTCTTTGGCGAATTTTCATCATGAGCTCCTGCGTGTTTGTCAAGTCGACCCAATgagcttcttcttctctctTTTAATGGAGTGGTACTTGATCCTGCAACGTGTCCTGCACCTGAACTGGTTACTTCTGCACGATTTTGACTGGCATTTTGCTGTGGCAAGTGAAATTGTGTATTTTGCATATAGTCCAATTGACTCTTCATTTCATTATCCAACTTGAAACTTCCCAATAAGTAGTTGGTTGAGTTTTCATTGTTCTTGACTTCCTTATTCAATCTAGCACTATTGAGTTGAaaataattcaaaattACGTtaaacatcaattgaatttcaatctttttgaatgCCTCCAAGTTCTGAAACGCTTGAGGTGCTTTGAAGTTCCATTGATATTCGCCTTCCTTAGTTAGATGTTGACTAAGTTCAGTCAATTCTTGTCCGTTTACAGTTAACTCCGAAATCCGtacatcattttcaatcaagtttttcaatggaATAATTACGTCTTGCTTCAAATTCTCCTGCAATATTTCATTGTCTTTAAGTTCCATTTGGACTGCATTTACCAAGCAGTTCCAATTACGTGGAAAATTGTTAAATCCAACACTGCTGCGACCAGCAATCTTTTTAGCTTCTTCGAGTAACTGTTTCAATGACGCATTGTGTGCACCAATTGCCGTGTTGTAATTATTAAACCATGATACTAAATCTTTGTTCAACCCTGTAGACCCTGTTATGATACTAGGCAAAATCGCAGCAGCCTGTTGAGGTGATTTTGACGTTAATATAGTGGTTGCGAAGTTGTAAGAATCCTCCTCCATCTTGTATACGGGTGATATAGGAATATTAAATGAATTATACTAATCAAAGTGGGAATTTCAATATTATGTTGACAAACACCAACCGATTGAGTGAATACCCCGCGTAGTGTATTGATTAGGGTATGATACTTTCCGTTAAACCTCTCCTTCAGTgctttgatgaaaataagttcatttttgttttgttggttgGGTGGGTATTAAAGGGCGTGTCCGACACAATTATTTAGCAATCACCAATTATACACGGGTctattttaatttttcgGTTCTTATTTTAAGTCATTTTATCGGCTGTTATGGATATAGCCTTCTTGACTGAGATTTGGAATGATTGTGTCGTaaaatggaaacaattCAACCATTACTCCACGCTCGGTAAATGGAGTAGTTAATGCTTCGAAGTCCACttaaaagaaaattcaTAACTAAACTTGATCCCTTGCTTCGAATGTAATCTATTCAATCAATACGAAGACAGTACATACCCCAATCTCTTCATTCATTACCAAGGTAACGATTGTACCAAAGCAGAACTATATTTTACTTGTTTAATGGTATCACTAGTGGGTAAGCGTGGCACGATGTGGTACTAATTAATATCGACCAAGTCACGTACAAACATTGTCTCAACTTTTAGCAGACTATTCATTTTCACAGTGAAAGAGAGCGATGGGCGAGTTAGCTTGGTATTTATTTCAGTATACGAAGAGCTTCACAAAAACTATTACATTGAACCTACATCACCAAGTTAAATTACGTATGCATGCAATTTGTTAACCATTTACAGTAAGCCCAAACAAATACACCACAAGATGGACCCATATACGTCGGGTTACATTTTCGGAAGGAGTAGTCGGTTTTACAACCGAGAAAAAGATTCATTTCTCCATAAAGATCTGCTCTCCGGTACAGGACAAAATGCATTAATGAACAAAAACGTTTGGATAGGCGAGAAATAACAAACAGAACAATAAgatttctttgtttatctgcattgaattgaaaacagCACATTTCAACTTTAACCACATGCATATTTTATGTACATGTTTAGTTCGTTTTATGAGgctttgaaaatgttgaaggGGTAAAAGCTAATTCGACTATGCAGTATGGACATTcgaaaacaatagaagTATGTGAAATAATACATTTTCGTCAAGCATTTGTCGGCGGAACAGGAGTAACACCTAAAATGGTGATACTTTTGAAGTTAAATTGAAACAGTTGGTCAAATCAAACTGGAGCTTACCTTagttattttcaaaacaatttacaaaGAATTCACCGCATATTTAGTACCCTCAAATGGCCAGCCTCCAAGATTTGCCTGAATTGTCCTAGGCTACTGGTTACCGTAATTGCTCCCCAAAGCACGTTTTTTCCCCCATTAGTCCATCGAACTAAACGTTTTCTAATTTTTAGATTCGTAAAGTCAATCGCTCCTTCatgtgttgcaaaaactgAATTTGTCCTGCATATTGCTTATCTATAAAATTAATttactttttcttttctttctaaTCGCGTAATTTGATTGGAGGATTTGGTTgtcaagaaaaaaaataaaatcaatctcATATGGTAGctcaatttttgcaatacGGAACGACACCTTCCTAATGACAGTTAAAAACACCTGATATGTAGATAAGGATCATGGCATACATTTGACTCCCTATTGCTTTGTGGAAATAAAGCCAAGAAAAATGTTAAAAAGAGGAGAGAGTTGGGTTGCTCTCTACATGTGAATCCTTGCAGGAAAGCTGTTTTGTTTACGCGTAATAATCTTGTGCAAATCGATATATCTGTAATACGGCTAAAAGTTGTAACAATAAAACTTTGTTTTCCATTGTTTTGTTTCCTTATCTATTAATCGTAAAAAATGGAATTGTCGAAAGACCAACGGATTAATATAAATACCAAACAATatttccttcaattccTAATCCTTTATGAGACGTGTTAAGAACTTCCTACTGAAATAACGAATAGCACATACAAAAAATGGCTGATTCAGGACTCACAGGTACGGGAACTGGAGGAGATGTattcaaagttgatttaAACTCACAATTCGATTCTGCTGATATGGCATGGATCGGTACTGCTTCAGTGCTAGTATGGATCATGATACCTGGTGTTGGTTTACTATATTCAGGAttatcaagaaaaaaacatGCTCTTTCATTAATGTGGGCTTCCTTGATGGCAGCTTGTGTCACTGCTTTCCAATGGTTCTTTTGGGGTTATTCATTAGTTTTCGCTCACAATGGATCCAAATTCTTGGGAAcgttgcaaaatttttgtttaagAAATGTATTGGGAGCTCCGGGTGTTGTTGCAACCGTTCCTGATATTTTATTCTGTTTATACCAAGGTATGTTTGCTGCTGTCACTGCAATCTTGATGGTTGGAGCTGGTTGCGAAAGAGCAAGATTAGGACCAATGATGGtgtttttatttgtttGGTTAACTGTGGTTTACGCACCAATTGCTTATTGGACTTGGGGTGGTGATGGATGGTTATTCAACTTGGGAGCTTTGGATtttgctggtggtggtcCAGTTCATGAAAACTCTGGATTTGCCGCATTGGCTTATTCACTTTGGTTAGGTAAGAGACGTGATCCATTGACTCAAGGAAAAGTTCCAAAGTACAAGCCACACTCggtttcttcaattgtgtTGGGAACGGTTTTCCTTTGGTTTGGATGGTTTGGATTCAATGGTGGATCTACCGGTAATGCCAAGATGAGATCATGGTACGCTTGTGTTAATACTAATATTGCTGCTGCTTGTGGTGGTTTAACTTGGatgtttgttgattatttcAGGACTGGAGGTAAATGGTCAACTGTTGGATTATGTACTGGAGCCATTGCTGGCTTGGTTGGTATTACTCCTGCTGCTGGGTATGTACCAGTTTACACATCGATTATCTTTGGTATTGTCCCTGGTATTATTTGTAattttgctgttgattTAAAGCAATACttgcaaattgatgatggtaTGGATGTTTGGGCTTTACATGGAGTTGGTGGCTTTGTTGGAAACTTTATGACTGGTTTGTTTGCTGCTGATTACGTTGCTAAAATCGATGGTACTGATATTGATGGTGGTTGGATGAATCATCATTGGAAACAATTGGGATATCAATTGGCAGGTTCAGTTTCAGTTGCTGCTTGGTCATTTGTCGTcacatcaattttgttattgGCAATGGATAGAATACCATTCTTAAGAATTAGGTTAcatgaagatgaagagatGTTGGGTACTGATTTAGCTCAAATTGGTGAATATGCTTACtacaatgaagatgaagatcCGGAAAATAGTCCTTATGTATTGGAACCAATTAGATCAACAGATGCCATTAGAGATAAATTGAGGACTGCAACTTCTAAtaataatcaaaatgaaCCGGGTGTTCAAACTCcagaacaaattgatggtgttgCTCAAGTGCAAGATGATACTGATAATTCAAACAGTGTTGAATCAAAGAAGTAAAGAACGCAAAGTAATGATATAGAAGGATGTAACAAAattaataaacaaaaatgtGTATTTAAATTAGATCGTACCCATTGCAGTATATCAATGACAGCTATAACTTCATGAAGAAAAAGGCATTTACAATAGGCATCTACAATCTCAGTTCCCGTGTTATAAATGTACCCATTACAATATACCCTCTATTAAAATGATTCCGTGTAACAATAAACATCAGGAGAACCCTTTACCCGTCTTGCCACTTGGCATTGttctttaatcaaattggtGAAATATGGTGGACCACAAGAAGCAACAGCCAACGACTTGTATGTACTGCTGTTTGTCATTTGCAGGGAAAGTTCGTTTGTATGTGATTGGATTATAGAACCAATATCGGGACGTCCGTAATAGACATTGTATGTGAAATGCTTACTAGTGAGGTCGTATTCGACTTCAACTGTATCTGTTTTTAGTTTGTTTTGACTATGTGAACTCTCACCTGAGTTTGTTATTGtagttgatgttgttatAACAGTTTGTTCCTTGTCCATATACTGACTCTTATCGTCACTACCGTAGATTTGATTCTTGTTGAGTAATTTCAGATTCAGTCCAATCGAagtcaattcaaatgatcCTGCATCACTAGAAGAAGATTGCTCTAGCTTTGGTTCACTTTCAACTTCACATTCTTCAATGGAACTGCAACTGCTACTTTCACCAGCACCATTCTCTTGAGTGACATAGATatcaattatcaatttgttccGAGCTGAGTATGttgtcaattgatcaaatatATGTTTAAACCAAACaatgtttttcaaatgtttgATTGCCCAAACAAACCTAATTTTTGGTGCAACTGGGCGGAATAAAAAGTCTTGCATATCGTCTTTAgcttgaatttgttgaagaagatcCAAACAAACGGGGAAAGTAAACGCACCACCTGAACCCGCTCCAAAGAATATACAATGGTCAAATGAAATAAATGGTTGATGCACTGCACCATAAGGACCGTGAAACATGGTTTTAATACTAActaaatcatcttcatgTTCATCATGATCTATATCTGCCAAATGTCTCATCAATTTTCTGGTAAACCCTTTTTGGACTCTAATCAATAGCTTCATTTCGTTGGAAGATGCCAAACTGGCAATGGTGAAAGGGTGATATTCGAACCACTTAATTTTGGGTACATTCAAGTACACATGTTGACCTgctttccaattcttgaaacCAAGAATTTTATTGTACCATCTATTAGCAACATAACCTTCTTCCCTAACTGGAATAGTGACTTCAACAGTTCCTGAATCCAAAATTCTAAACGTACTTTTGCATTTAGTTGGCGAGTAACGTTTATGAATATGAGCCATTACTTTACCCAATACCCTATCAATCACCAACCCATGAACAGAAACCAAAACCACAGCACGATTACCAGTGTTATGAATGAATGACATAAACAACATGATAAATGCAAACACTCTATGTTGAACCAACCAAAATTCATAACACCATTGACGAATAAACTTCATACTTGTCCAAgtcaacaaaaccaaactTCCGTAAGCCATAAATCCAAAAATTTGTGGTGGAATAATAATCATAATTaagaagttgttggttAACCAATAATAACAGGCTAGTGATAAATGTACCGTAATCATGGCCCACATCCATCTACTTAACCATTTATGTAAAAATTCCAACCTGTCGAACTGGAACCCGGAAAATTGCGTAAGTAAATCATGTTTCATCACCgacaataacaaaatgGGTAAATTTCCAACACCAATACGTGATATCCTCTTGGAAATTGCATACATGAAACCTTGATAATCAATATCTCTAATTTCAGCAAAACATAATCCAATGTTTACTCCAAcgaaaacaatacaaaatagGACTAAACTAGGTTGATAATAGAACCGATGATTGAATATGGTGAAATGTTTACAAGATGTGAAACTATCCCATTTTTTAATAAAAGCAAAATATTTATCATGGGTGAGCCCAGCACTTTGCCTTTTCAATCTTAAATATCGTGGTATCCAATGGAATAGTAGTCCATGTATGCCTAGTATCACAAGCGTGAGAATAAATATAAGCCATTcatatttgttgtttctttctttttcaacaaaaaattgttgatcaaatggGACTGCCATGGTAGGAAAGCTTTTTTACTAGATACCTGGTGGTTGTATTTTAATTATCTGAATGTATAAACGCTTGTTGTGCTGTCTTGAGGCAAATTACCTTTTCTGCTATAAATAAGTGGTACAATATAGTATTTCCTTGAAATAAATAAGCTGTATTGTTTCtgtctttctttctttgcTAAGGTAACTTATATCAGTTTACCAACCTTCTCAGCCAAGTTCTAAATATTATCCATAAAAAAAGGtatcaatcaaaataaaGGGAAGATTATTTcatatttattcaaaatctttaaaaccataaaaaggaaaaaaagaGTAACAAaacgatttgaaaaacaaaagtttGAGGCTAAATAGAATAATGACTATATCGGGGATTGATAGTTAGCTAAGTCTTTTGCTTGACTACTGTTGATTGATTAGTTTAAGGTTAGCCTGGAACCTTTTCCTGACCGACTGTACCATGTCAAAAATTTGGTTCCAGCCAATCTCTCTCGTGCAATCTGTAAATCTAAATACACCCCTTTCCAAGCAAAGCAAGATAATATGTAATAACTAAAAAAAGAGGTGATTCTTTTCTTGCCCacaaaaatttattgataGAGTACATAATCTTAAAGATCGGTAACTGCGAGCAAAATATGGTGCAGAAATTGATGGCTTACACTATTCGTAATAAATTATACATGATTTACCGAGGTCTTAAGGGAATTTCTGCGATGAGTCTGAATATTACAATTTGATGGTAGATATCGGTCGTctgttttggttttgagTGGTGGGCTCACTGTGAGGAGAGAGAAAAGTGGTTAAAATTTGTGACATGAATCTAAATGTGGTAGGAATTTTTCTCCATTAGGCGTAAGAGTGCTTCTCATATGCT
The Candida orthopsilosis Co 90-125, chromosome 5 draft sequence genome window above contains:
- a CDS encoding Frp1 ferric reductase, with translation MAVPFDQQFFVEKERNNKYEWLIFILTLVILGIHGLLFHWIPRYLRLKRQSAGLTHDKYFAFIKKWDSFTSCKHFTIFNHRFYYQPSLVLFCIVFVGVNIGLCFAEIRDIDYQGFMYAISKRISRIGVGNLPILLLSVMKHDLLTQFSGFQFDRLEFLHKWLSRWMWAMITVHLSLACYYWLTNNFLIMIIIPPQIFGFMAYGSLVLLTWTSMKFIRQWCYEFWLVQHRVFAFIMLFMSFIHNTGNRAVVLVSVHGLVIDRVLGKVMAHIHKRYSPTKCKSTFRILDSGTVEVTIPVREEGYVANRWYNKILGFKNWKAGQHVYLNVPKIKWFEYHPFTIASLASSNEMKLLIRVQKGFTRKLMRHLADIDHDEHEDDLVSIKTMFHGPYGAVHQPFISFDHCIFFGAGSGGAFTFPVCLDLLQQIQAKDDMQDFLFRPVAPKIRFVWAIKHLKNIVWFKHIFDQLTTYSARNKLIIDIYVTQENGAGESSSCSSIEECEVESEPKLEQSSSSDAGSFELTSIGSNSKLLNKNQIYGSDDKSQYMDKEQTVITTSTTITNSGESSHSQNKLKTDTVEVEYDLTSKHFTYNVYYGRPDIGSIIQSHTNELSSQMTNSSTYKSLAVASCGPPYFTNLIKEQCQVARRVKGSPDVYCYTESF
- a CDS encoding Syp1 protein (S. cerevisiae homolog SYP1 has role actin cortical patch assembly, septin cytoskeleton organization and localizes to cellular bud neck, mating projection mating projection tip, cellular bud tip); translated protein: MEEDSYNFATTILTSKSPQQAAAILPSIITGSTGLNKDLVSWFNNYNTAIGAHNASLKQLLEEAKKIAGRSSVGFNNFPRNWNCLVNAVQMELKDNEILQENLKQDVIIPLKNLIENDVRISELTVNGQELTELSQHLTKEGEYQWNFKAPQAFQNLEAFKKIEIQLMFNVILNYFQLNSARLNKEVKNNENSTNYLLGSFKLDNEMKSQLDYMQNTQFHLPQQNASQNRAEVTSSGAGHVAGSSTTPLKERRRSSLGRLDKHAGAHDENSPKKSSKLKSRVGSIFGRKKKKDQHQPQLESTIAEDASISTDASTSRSAPLSRNNTSRSFLSREQRYDSPAADQRRPSQAGQLQHQQEQPQTPFPPLKPQQPQEIHKQPQQPQQPQQLQQLQQPQQPQQFQQLQQQQEFGSGATSQQFPPPQQQRSNVSSQPFAAPRHSSFASSQQQDSYKDAALPATPTHDRAWTKPLPQPTESPNVVKYGSDDDDDDDSEDNVTAGRRSSLLERHHLDTGNQADVRASGFAAPQSQSSNVGSGLLDPNERARQNSDGKYSFEAGDDNKPISATPRSEQNGFNEGDRISDSIASAEGRRGIDNKDFDAISSRDDESSKLAGESGVATTSPNRDAFAPHSYPSSNTTSSLTGFGGAAPPKPPPSRKVVHHDAGSVRDSHMFHNLPAATTNSSIRDSFVQPPRPSSRNSHLNNPFAALKRQDTGSLLNNDFKHFNLSDATIGLNSSIAEIVNATFKDGQLKSSQVIGEVAFNYNGHPNEESIIVHIPHDYDRLIVNKTFIEELGDYDYKLDPISIGSKTLGGLKYLANDNQVPLLVQQIWKFEPHQSSLMISIRLNVNETLEVENLIVSAALNTDVVATSASSKPQGAFNKEKNRITWRYTHPVVLKPHGEEKLIARFMTNGQGSEHESGVQLKFAIGNPSAIKYCSIYDSQGEEVPVFRNLVSGHYASHFE
- a CDS encoding Mep2 ammonium permease (regulator of nitrogen starvation-induced filamentation), whose product is MADSGLTGTGTGGDVFKVDLNSQFDSADMAWIGTASVLVWIMIPGVGLLYSGLSRKKHALSLMWASLMAACVTAFQWFFWGYSLVFAHNGSKFLGTLQNFCLRNVLGAPGVVATVPDILFCLYQGMFAAVTAILMVGAGCERARLGPMMVFLFVWLTVVYAPIAYWTWGGDGWLFNLGALDFAGGGPVHENSGFAALAYSLWLGKRRDPLTQGKVPKYKPHSVSSIVLGTVFLWFGWFGFNGGSTGNAKMRSWYACVNTNIAAACGGLTWMFVDYFRTGGKWSTVGLCTGAIAGLVGITPAAGYVPVYTSIIFGIVPGIICNFAVDLKQYLQIDDGMDVWALHGVGGFVGNFMTGLFAADYVAKIDGTDIDGGWMNHHWKQLGYQLAGSVSVAAWSFVVTSILLLAMDRIPFLRIRLHEDEEMLGTDLAQIGEYAYYNEDEDPENSPYVLEPIRSTDAIRDKLRTATSNNNQNEPGVQTPEQIDGVAQVQDDTDNSNSVESKK